A window of Flavobacterium flavigenum contains these coding sequences:
- a CDS encoding hydroxymethylglutaryl-CoA reductase, degradative, with translation MNNAVAGFSKLSKKEKINWIAKEYFSNPEEAQNIIRNYWNSDEKLQQLHDEFIENTITNLYIPLGVAPNFLINGKYKTIPMAIEESSVVAAASKSAKYWATRGGFKATVIDTEKIGQVHFTFSGDAQKLDDLFNQIKPKFFSDTQSITKNMQQRGGGILDIQLKDKRNLLENYFQLHATFETKDSMGANFINSCLEQFATTLKEETQNAGLEVQVIMSILSNYVPNCIVRAEVSCPVEDLTEKHISNPQDFAERFVQAVQIAEAEPFRAVTHNKGIMNGVDAVVLATGNDFRAVEAAVHAYASKNGQYSSLSHAKIENGIFTFWLEIPLALGTVGGLTSLHPLVKLCLEILQKPSSKELMEIVAVAGLAQNFAALRSLTTTGIQEGHMKMHLNNIINQFEATEEERHLIKAHFKKTAISHSAVVEFIENLRK, from the coding sequence ATGAATAACGCTGTTGCCGGATTTTCTAAATTATCCAAAAAAGAAAAAATTAACTGGATTGCAAAAGAATATTTTTCAAATCCTGAAGAGGCACAAAATATAATAAGAAATTACTGGAATTCAGATGAAAAGCTGCAACAGCTGCATGATGAATTTATAGAAAATACCATTACTAATTTATACATTCCGCTTGGGGTTGCCCCAAATTTCCTGATTAATGGTAAATACAAAACCATTCCAATGGCAATTGAAGAAAGTTCTGTTGTTGCAGCGGCATCAAAATCTGCAAAATACTGGGCTACACGCGGCGGTTTCAAAGCAACGGTAATCGATACTGAAAAAATCGGACAGGTTCATTTTACTTTCAGTGGAGATGCTCAAAAATTAGACGATTTATTCAATCAAATAAAACCAAAATTCTTTTCTGACACCCAAAGCATTACTAAAAATATGCAGCAGCGTGGCGGCGGAATTCTGGATATCCAATTAAAAGACAAGAGAAATTTACTTGAGAATTATTTTCAGCTACATGCCACTTTTGAAACAAAAGACAGCATGGGAGCGAATTTTATCAACTCCTGTCTGGAACAATTTGCCACTACTCTAAAAGAAGAAACTCAAAATGCAGGTCTGGAAGTTCAGGTTATTATGAGCATTTTGTCTAACTATGTCCCAAATTGCATTGTGAGAGCAGAGGTTTCCTGTCCGGTCGAAGATTTAACAGAAAAACACATTAGCAATCCACAGGATTTTGCAGAACGTTTTGTACAGGCTGTACAAATCGCCGAAGCAGAACCTTTCAGGGCCGTAACACATAATAAAGGGATTATGAATGGTGTCGATGCAGTGGTTTTGGCAACAGGAAATGATTTCAGGGCAGTTGAAGCTGCTGTTCATGCTTATGCTTCAAAAAATGGACAATATTCAAGTTTATCCCACGCTAAAATAGAAAACGGAATTTTTACTTTCTGGCTCGAAATTCCTTTGGCTCTGGGAACAGTTGGCGGTCTAACTTCCTTACATCCATTAGTAAAATTGTGTTTAGAAATTTTGCAGAAGCCCTCTTCCAAAGAATTAATGGAGATTGTTGCCGTAGCAGGTTTGGCGCAAAATTTTGCCGCTTTGCGTTCCCTTACCACAACAGGTATTCAGGAAGGCCATATGAAAATGCACCTTAATAATATAATTAACCAATTTGAAGCCACTGAAGAAGAGCGTCATTTAATTAAGGCACATTTTAAAAAAACTGCCATATCTCATAGTGCAGTAGTAGAATTTATTGAAAATTTACGAAAGTAA
- a CDS encoding GYDIA family GHMP kinase, translated as MKTTFYSNGKLLITGEYLVLDGAKALALPTKFGQNLIIENSSDKKIQWKSYNVDGKIWFEDIISFDEIINNINAATESVKTTLVTILHEAYLLNPVFIENANGYKVTTELTFPKNWGLGTSSTLLNNIAQWTQIDAFTLLKNSFGGSGYDIACAQNNIPIVYHLENNLPIVEPIDFYRDYTQNIYFVYLNQKQSSKRAINAYYNNKNNHLAKNIIDNNKITDAVINAKTVKEFAHALENHEIHLSDILELQTIKEKVFPDFDGVIKSLGAWGGDFVMVVSKENPKGYFNSRGYETILTYDEMIL; from the coding sequence ATGAAAACAACCTTTTACAGCAACGGAAAACTTTTAATTACAGGAGAATATTTAGTTCTTGACGGGGCAAAAGCTTTGGCATTGCCCACAAAATTTGGTCAAAACCTGATTATAGAAAATAGCTCAGACAAGAAAATTCAATGGAAGAGTTACAATGTTGACGGAAAAATCTGGTTCGAAGATATTATTTCGTTCGATGAAATAATTAATAATATAAATGCAGCAACTGAATCTGTAAAAACAACGCTGGTTACTATTTTACACGAAGCCTATCTTCTAAATCCTGTTTTCATAGAGAATGCCAACGGATACAAAGTCACTACAGAACTTACCTTTCCAAAAAACTGGGGACTTGGTACATCTTCTACCCTATTAAATAATATTGCGCAGTGGACACAAATTGATGCTTTTACTTTGCTTAAAAATAGTTTTGGAGGCAGCGGCTATGATATTGCCTGTGCACAAAATAACATACCTATTGTTTATCATTTGGAAAACAATTTACCTATTGTGGAACCCATAGATTTTTATCGTGATTATACTCAAAACATTTATTTTGTTTATCTAAATCAAAAACAAAGCAGTAAAAGAGCTATTAATGCATACTACAATAATAAAAATAATCATTTAGCTAAAAATATAATCGACAATAACAAGATTACCGATGCTGTAATCAATGCAAAAACGGTAAAAGAATTTGCTCATGCATTAGAAAACCACGAAATCCATTTAAGTGATATACTGGAACTGCAAACAATTAAAGAAAAAGTTTTTCCTGATTTTGATGGAGTAATTAAAAGTCTTGGCGCCTGGGGTGGCGATTTTGTTATGGTCGTTTCTAAAGAAAACCCCAAAGGTTATTTTAACTCTAGAGGTTATGAAACTATCCTTACTTATGACGAAATGATATTGTAA
- a CDS encoding S9 family peptidase, translated as MNSGKITVMLLFLVAAAFGQQKITVENIYSGAFRAKAMDELQSLKKSDQYTVLNVDQASRSMQIDLYDFATLKKVSNLIDTKNHAELSEGIDSYTFDASEKKILIACNSNQIFRHSFTADYYLYDITSKSLTKLFDFQVQEPTFSPDGTKIAYAKENNLYVYDVASKKSTAITTDGKKNAIINGITDWVYEEEFAFVRAFDWSKDSKKVAYIRFDESQVPEFSMSMFHKDLYPTIETFKYPKAGEKNSEVSLHIFDIASNGTKKVDLAKYNDFYIARLQWTNDNNVLSAQVLNRHQDNLDLLFIDGNTAAVKVVLNEKDKAYVDVTDNLTFLKDNSFIWTSEKDGFNHIYLYDKTGKLKNQVTKGNWEVTSYYGFDEKTKTIFYQSTENGSINRAVYRISLDGKNKIALAAKTGTSAATFSPNFQYFITTFSSNLQPTTYTLNEAKTGKEIQVIEDNKALAAKLEAYNLPKKEFFVLKTAKGNELNAWILKPKDFDPSKKYPVFMYQYSGPGSQQVNNDWNNTDDYWFLSLTQQGYIVACVDGRGTGFKGADFKKVTQKELGKYEVEDQIDAAKVIGAYPYVDASRIGIFGWSYGGFMASNCIFQGADVFKMAIAVAPVTNWRFYDSVYTERYMQTPQENASGYDNNSPINHVNKLKGKFLLIHGSGDDNVHVQNSMQMMEALIQANKQFDSQIYPDKNHGIYGGKTRIQLYNKMTNFIKENL; from the coding sequence ATGAATTCAGGTAAAATTACTGTAATGCTTTTATTTTTAGTTGCTGCCGCTTTTGGACAACAAAAAATAACTGTAGAAAATATTTATAGCGGGGCTTTTCGGGCCAAAGCGATGGACGAATTGCAGTCATTAAAAAAATCAGATCAATATACGGTTTTAAATGTTGATCAGGCGAGTAGAAGCATGCAGATTGATTTATATGATTTTGCCACCCTTAAAAAAGTATCCAATTTAATTGATACAAAAAATCATGCAGAACTTTCAGAAGGAATCGACAGCTATACTTTTGATGCTTCTGAAAAAAAGATTTTAATCGCCTGTAATTCCAATCAGATTTTCCGCCACTCGTTTACGGCTGATTATTATTTATATGATATTACTTCAAAATCTTTAACTAAGCTTTTTGATTTTCAGGTTCAGGAACCTACTTTTTCACCGGATGGAACCAAAATTGCATATGCGAAAGAAAACAATCTTTATGTGTATGATGTAGCTTCAAAAAAGTCAACCGCAATTACTACTGATGGAAAGAAAAATGCAATTATAAATGGTATTACGGATTGGGTTTATGAAGAGGAATTTGCTTTTGTTCGTGCATTTGACTGGAGCAAAGACAGCAAAAAAGTAGCTTATATTCGTTTTGATGAGAGTCAGGTTCCAGAATTTTCGATGTCTATGTTTCATAAAGATTTATATCCAACAATCGAAACGTTTAAATATCCTAAGGCAGGAGAAAAAAATTCAGAAGTTTCTTTGCATATTTTTGATATAGCCTCAAATGGTACTAAGAAAGTTGATTTAGCAAAATATAATGATTTTTACATAGCAAGGCTGCAATGGACAAATGATAACAATGTTTTATCAGCTCAGGTTTTAAACCGACACCAGGATAATCTTGATTTGCTATTTATTGATGGAAACACAGCTGCTGTAAAAGTCGTTCTAAATGAAAAAGACAAAGCCTATGTTGATGTTACTGATAATTTGACATTCTTAAAAGATAATAGTTTTATCTGGACCAGCGAAAAAGACGGATTCAATCATATTTATTTGTATGATAAAACCGGAAAACTTAAAAATCAGGTTACAAAAGGAAACTGGGAAGTGACTTCATACTACGGTTTCGATGAAAAAACAAAAACAATTTTCTACCAGTCTACAGAAAATGGTTCTATCAACAGAGCTGTTTATCGTATTTCATTAGATGGAAAAAATAAAATTGCTCTTGCAGCTAAAACAGGGACAAGTGCAGCGACTTTCAGTCCAAATTTCCAATATTTCATTACTACTTTCTCTAGTAATCTACAGCCTACAACTTATACTTTAAATGAAGCGAAAACCGGAAAGGAAATTCAGGTAATCGAAGATAATAAAGCTCTTGCTGCTAAATTAGAGGCTTATAATTTGCCGAAAAAAGAATTCTTTGTTTTAAAAACAGCTAAAGGGAATGAACTAAATGCCTGGATTTTAAAGCCAAAAGATTTTGACCCTTCTAAAAAATATCCTGTTTTTATGTACCAATATTCAGGTCCTGGTTCTCAGCAGGTTAATAATGACTGGAACAATACGGATGATTATTGGTTTCTTTCCCTTACACAGCAAGGTTACATAGTGGCTTGTGTTGACGGAAGAGGAACCGGATTTAAAGGTGCCGATTTCAAAAAAGTAACCCAGAAAGAGTTAGGTAAATACGAAGTAGAAGATCAGATTGATGCTGCGAAAGTAATAGGTGCTTATCCTTATGTAGATGCTTCGAGAATTGGAATTTTTGGATGGAGTTATGGCGGGTTTATGGCTTCAAACTGTATTTTTCAGGGAGCCGATGTTTTTAAAATGGCAATTGCAGTTGCTCCGGTAACCAACTGGCGTTTTTATGACAGCGTTTATACCGAAAGATATATGCAGACACCCCAGGAAAATGCAAGCGGATATGATAATAATTCTCCAATCAACCACGTAAATAAATTAAAAGGAAAATTCCTTTTGATTCACGGTTCTGGTGATGATAACGTTCATGTGCAAAATTCAATGCAAATGATGGAAGCGTTAATTCAGGCAAATAAGCAATTCGATTCTCAGATATATCCGGACAAAAATCATGGTATTTATGGGGGAAAAACCAGAATTCAGCTTTACAATAAAATGACTAATTTCATAAAAGAAAATTTATAA
- a CDS encoding hemolysin family protein: MEISIIILCLILSAFFSGMEIAFVSSNKIYLEIEKKQDNFISRILTKLTEKPSKFIAAMLIGNNVALVVYGFFTADLILKCIINLGYQFSGYTNLFLLTLIATFIILITAEFFPKVFFQIYANSLIRIFAVPAYVFYRLFYYVSTFFIWISDLILRKFFKTEGDQVQLFFSKTELGNYITEQMNSVEDNEEVDSEIQIFQNALEFSGLKARDIMTPRTEIVDIDLFDSVSDLKALFIETGYSKIIVSQNSLDDIVGYVHSFDLFKKPKSIKSVLMAVEFVPETILIKDVLSLLIKKRKNVAVVLDEYGGTSGIITIEDIVEELFGEIEDEHDLDEELIEEELEGGKYLFSARLDVTYLNETYKLEIPESDSYGTLGGFIVDFAKDIPEKGEKISIGNYFFVIEECSNKKIELVKMTVKE; this comes from the coding sequence ATGGAAATTAGTATTATAATACTATGTTTAATACTATCAGCCTTTTTTTCGGGAATGGAAATAGCTTTTGTTTCCTCTAATAAGATTTATCTTGAGATAGAAAAAAAACAGGATAATTTTATTTCCCGAATATTAACAAAACTTACCGAAAAACCATCTAAGTTTATTGCAGCAATGCTTATTGGTAATAATGTAGCGTTGGTTGTTTATGGTTTTTTTACCGCAGATTTGATTCTGAAATGCATCATAAATTTAGGATATCAGTTTTCTGGTTACACAAATTTATTTCTTCTCACTTTAATAGCTACGTTTATTATTCTAATTACTGCGGAGTTTTTCCCAAAGGTTTTTTTTCAGATTTATGCTAATTCCTTAATTCGGATTTTTGCTGTTCCTGCTTATGTTTTTTATCGGTTATTCTATTATGTCTCCACTTTTTTTATCTGGATTTCAGATTTAATTCTAAGAAAATTTTTTAAGACAGAAGGCGATCAGGTACAGCTGTTTTTTAGTAAAACGGAACTCGGGAATTATATTACGGAGCAGATGAATTCTGTTGAAGACAATGAAGAAGTAGATTCTGAAATTCAGATTTTCCAAAACGCATTAGAATTTTCAGGTTTAAAAGCACGTGATATAATGACTCCCCGAACAGAAATTGTGGACATTGATTTATTCGATAGTGTGTCCGATCTCAAGGCGTTATTTATAGAAACAGGCTATTCTAAGATTATTGTAAGTCAAAATTCTCTTGATGATATTGTAGGTTATGTGCATTCTTTCGATTTGTTTAAGAAACCAAAATCAATAAAATCAGTTTTAATGGCAGTTGAGTTTGTGCCTGAAACAATTTTGATAAAAGATGTCTTAAGCCTGCTTATCAAAAAAAGAAAAAATGTCGCTGTTGTTTTGGATGAATATGGAGGGACTTCAGGCATTATTACCATTGAAGATATTGTTGAGGAACTTTTTGGCGAAATTGAAGATGAACATGATCTGGATGAAGAATTGATAGAAGAGGAATTAGAGGGAGGGAAATATCTTTTTTCTGCCAGACTTGATGTGACTTATCTCAATGAGACATACAAATTAGAAATTCCCGAAAGTGATTCTTATGGGACTTTAGGAGGGTTTATTGTAGATTTTGCGAAGGATATTCCTGAAAAAGGCGAAAAAATCAGCATTGGAAACTATTTCTTTGTGATCGAAGAATGCTCGAATAAGAAAATCGAATTAGTAAAAATGACTGTAAAAGAATAA
- the lptC gene encoding LPS export ABC transporter periplasmic protein LptC, which yields MNLPKRYTIITVVTVFTVTLFFGCESNFKEVQKINYSEFFPATDADTINIKYTDSGRITGVLKSPKMLDYASVDFPFTEFPKGIDVTLYDKKQKRTFILANYAVSYKETGIIDLQGKVKITSEAGQVLETEQLYFDQKNEWFYTERKFKLTDAKGVSYGQGIDFSKDFKVINSQRVSGEIEADED from the coding sequence ATGAATTTACCAAAAAGATATACTATTATAACCGTTGTCACAGTTTTTACTGTGACACTGTTTTTTGGGTGTGAAAGTAATTTTAAAGAAGTCCAGAAAATTAATTATTCAGAATTTTTTCCGGCTACAGATGCTGATACAATCAATATAAAATATACAGATTCTGGGCGAATCACAGGCGTTCTCAAAAGCCCCAAAATGCTGGATTATGCAAGCGTTGATTTTCCTTTTACAGAATTTCCTAAAGGAATTGATGTTACATTATATGATAAAAAGCAAAAGCGTACTTTTATTTTAGCTAATTATGCTGTTTCATATAAAGAAACAGGAATAATTGATTTACAGGGAAAAGTAAAAATTACTTCTGAAGCCGGACAGGTACTTGAAACAGAGCAATTGTATTTCGATCAGAAAAATGAATGGTTTTATACGGAAAGAAAATTTAAACTGACAGATGCAAAAGGAGTCTCGTATGGTCAGGGAATCGATTTTAGCAAGGATTTTAAAGTGATAAATTCACAAAGAGTAAGCGGGGAAATTGAAGCCGACGAAGATTAA
- a CDS encoding peptidylprolyl isomerase yields the protein MAVLAKIRQRSALLIGVIALALFAFIIQDLFNSGTFGQSSKDVGSIDGKDISFEDFRVKVSNVEKSGQGITSTEAANRVWDQEVSIALLSAQFDKLGLRVGEKHLLEVLKSDPNIGKNPMFLNAAGMFDIAKFKEYFKANPEAAQFITEKEKDATLNAKFQIYNTLVKSGLYTTASEGKLKYEMEANKVDFSYAAALYSSIKDSEVKISDSEIVDYMKKNEKKFKADATREIQYVLVEDKPSKEDEAEIKAKITSLLNGRVEYNAKTGKNDTLPGFRNAKNIAEFVNANSDVPYDSTYIAKNSLPAVDADKLFSLAPGQIYGPYVFGKYYAISKSLGFKAGVNAKASHILIGYEGSQTPNQKEKRTKEEAKAKAEDILKQVQANPDSFMMLAFTSSDDSSAQQGGDLGYFGPNQMVKPFNDFVFSNGIGKVGLVETPFGFHVIKITDKQDGIRLATIAQKIQPSEATSDKVFTLATKFEMDAADKDFNATAKQLGLKVEAPVTAKAMDESFGPLGNQRAIVRWAFDKETKEGDVKRFEIANIGHVIAQYKSENKSGLVSVTLARPYVEPILKNKKKAEILKAKMTGSSIEAIAKSAGVKVQQATNVTLDNPVLPGGVGQEPKVVGNAFALAANKVSAPIEGNTGVYVVKNIKTIKAPALQNHAEYVSKVKAQSASDASRILPALKNNAKIEDNRLQFNY from the coding sequence ATGGCAGTTTTAGCAAAAATTAGACAGCGTTCCGCATTATTGATAGGAGTTATTGCACTTGCATTATTTGCATTTATAATACAGGATCTTTTCAATAGCGGTACTTTTGGTCAAAGTTCAAAAGATGTTGGAAGCATCGATGGAAAGGATATTTCATTTGAAGACTTTAGAGTTAAAGTTAGTAATGTTGAAAAAAGTGGGCAAGGGATTACTTCAACTGAAGCTGCAAACAGAGTATGGGATCAGGAAGTTTCAATCGCTTTACTGTCAGCCCAATTTGATAAATTAGGATTGAGAGTAGGAGAGAAACATCTTTTAGAAGTTTTAAAATCGGATCCTAATATTGGTAAAAATCCAATGTTCCTGAATGCTGCAGGTATGTTTGATATTGCAAAATTCAAAGAATACTTTAAAGCAAATCCTGAAGCTGCTCAGTTCATTACTGAAAAAGAAAAAGATGCTACCTTAAATGCAAAATTCCAAATCTACAATACACTTGTAAAATCAGGTCTTTATACTACAGCAAGCGAAGGAAAGCTGAAATATGAAATGGAAGCTAATAAAGTAGATTTTTCATATGCAGCAGCCTTATATTCTTCTATTAAAGATAGTGAAGTGAAAATTTCTGACTCAGAGATTGTGGATTACATGAAGAAAAACGAGAAAAAATTTAAAGCAGATGCAACTCGTGAAATTCAGTATGTACTAGTAGAAGACAAACCTTCTAAAGAAGATGAAGCTGAAATTAAAGCTAAAATTACATCATTATTAAACGGAAGAGTAGAGTACAATGCTAAAACTGGTAAAAATGATACATTACCGGGATTTAGAAATGCTAAAAACATTGCTGAATTTGTAAACGCTAATTCAGACGTTCCTTACGATTCAACGTATATCGCTAAAAATTCTTTACCTGCAGTTGATGCTGATAAATTATTCAGTTTAGCTCCGGGTCAGATTTACGGACCATATGTTTTTGGAAAATACTATGCGATTTCTAAATCTTTAGGATTTAAAGCAGGTGTTAACGCAAAAGCAAGTCATATCTTAATTGGATATGAAGGATCTCAGACTCCTAACCAGAAAGAAAAAAGAACAAAAGAAGAAGCTAAAGCTAAAGCTGAAGATATTTTAAAACAAGTTCAGGCTAATCCTGATAGTTTTATGATGCTTGCTTTTACAAGCTCTGATGACTCATCTGCACAGCAAGGTGGTGATTTAGGATATTTTGGTCCAAACCAGATGGTAAAACCATTTAATGATTTTGTATTCAGTAACGGAATTGGAAAAGTTGGTTTGGTTGAAACTCCTTTCGGATTTCACGTTATCAAAATTACAGATAAACAAGATGGAATTCGTTTAGCTACAATTGCTCAAAAAATTCAGCCTTCTGAAGCAACATCTGATAAAGTATTTACACTGGCAACTAAATTTGAAATGGATGCTGCTGATAAAGATTTTAATGCTACTGCTAAACAGTTAGGATTAAAAGTTGAAGCTCCTGTAACGGCTAAAGCTATGGATGAATCTTTTGGTCCATTAGGAAACCAACGTGCTATTGTAAGATGGGCATTTGATAAAGAAACAAAAGAAGGTGATGTAAAACGTTTTGAAATAGCAAATATTGGTCACGTAATTGCACAATATAAAAGCGAAAACAAATCTGGTTTAGTATCTGTTACACTGGCAAGACCTTATGTAGAGCCAATCCTTAAAAACAAGAAAAAAGCAGAAATCTTGAAAGCTAAAATGACAGGTTCAAGCATTGAAGCTATCGCTAAGAGTGCCGGAGTAAAAGTGCAACAAGCAACAAATGTTACTTTAGATAATCCGGTATTACCTGGAGGTGTTGGTCAGGAGCCTAAAGTGGTAGGTAATGCATTTGCATTAGCTGCTAATAAAGTATCTGCTCCAATTGAAGGAAATACAGGGGTATATGTTGTGAAAAATATTAAAACAATTAAAGCACCAGCATTGCAAAATCATGCTGAGTATGTATCTAAGGTAAAAGCTCAAAGCGCATCTGATGCAAGCAGAATTTTACCAGCTTTGAAAAATAACGCTAAAATCGAAGATAACAGATTGCAGTTTAATTACTAA